The sequence below is a genomic window from Mytilus edulis chromosome 2, xbMytEdul2.2, whole genome shotgun sequence.
AATGGcaattaatgaaaatattgatacttctataatgaaaattcaaataaatatataatttaaataagcatgttcaccattccttacATGAAGGGATGAAATACTTTCGATCACACTACACTGTACAGCTTAGACACAGTTTGTGATGGTgtaagttcctccatcgttcaattttcatccatggagatacCTGTTGGAGTATAGATAATTtgtatacagtcaaacctgattaaaccggaccctgaataaaccggtttcctgtccattccggccgaaaatgaaagtcccatatttttccattcaaagtctttgttaaaataccctttgtaaaccggaccctgtgtattccgaattccggtcttattatgaagtcccaatactcttaattacattaattattacctgtcaaaaccggtttgtctaattaatttcaatgatcgatatgcaatcaaaacatatttgttgatACAATATAACTTTTCGtgataatcaattagtcaggtgtcaaactgtgaacctacaatcgtacagtagtgagctgtattatttattaaaacattataaacgtgtcaattaaacgaaaagacacaccgaatatatatctcggattgaacttacgttttaacttggataaacaaattaaaatcgcgAAGTAAAAAGTTCACATCGTAATTTCGAAATCCTTGGTTCCttgttgtgaacccctaaacaaatgaccttgataatgaaaaacacccggatgacaacaatcaatggataTTGTACACTGTACGACAATGTTTCGAAAGTGATGACAacgtttgataatattctggctttttaatcggccattccaacatttcaatttattgatcatgggagtaaatcgaaactctcgtcttacaatccaaacaacgcgagcattatgatgcaaatacaaacaatgaaaaacgaagtgaaagtattttaatttatcagatataatttacaatcagagataattttttcatgcaaaatgtcggacgtcacaagtcattaacttccggtcaaaacagaaacctgaataaaccggctcactgtccaaaccggccctttttcatggtcccgtagccggccggtttatacaggttttactgtatattgaTTTTCACtgaatatttatattaattttttattatttccttaaCCCTGACTAGTTTGTAAATCATCCCCAAGTTTCAGCACTGCTGAATGAAGAGGATGAGGAAGCACTACAGTTTTTAACCAAAGTAGAAGTACAAGAATTTGAAGATATAAAGTCAGGTTACAAAATTAACTTTGTAAGTATATATAGCTGGTGTTACTCCACTGATTTAGGGGATGGGGGGAAGTTTTGAATATGTATCACTCccaaacaatgttttttttacagttgTTTTATTACCTTACCTGCTTTGCAATATTGTATTAAACAAAGTTGAACAAtgcaaaattaatgcaaataTTGTTACAAAGTCAAAATTTTGCATAATTGaccaaagaaaaaagaaaattctacAGAATAGAATCACACATCAAACCCtagataaaaaaattatatcaaataaacaCTTATGTAATATTTATTATGCAAGAAAATCAACTTCATCATATATTCTCATAATGAATTCACTGAACCTGATATTAAAATCAAAAGGTTTTGAATGGTTCTCAATCAAACACTTGTTAAAATTTCTgaagacataaaattgagaagcATGGAAAAGAATAAAGAACATAGTACATGGATATTTATTTATGATTCTTAAAAGAAGAAATTCATATGTGTTGATATGTAACTTTGAGCATTGTATAACTTATGAATTATCATATTTTGTAGCACTTTGACAGTAATCAGTACTTTGAAAACGAAGTAATATCAAAAGAGTTCCATTTAAATGACACAGGTGAACCTTCATCAAAATCAACTCCAATAAAATGGAAAGCTGGAAAGGTATAATTATAATAACATGTTTGTATCTAGAAATTTGCTTGTTCGCTTTTAAATCAGGGCTTTTGCATAATAAATTGAATTAGGGGATAGGGTTCATATGCACTTCTATTAAAATTTGATGGATGGTGTATATTTTAGACTGATCTATAGCCttcataaaaattatatgaaataatgaataaaaaatttatGGATGGCTGGGTTGAGAAAACTGTCTTCCAACCCCACCTCCATACATCTTTTTCTGGAAAAACCCTTTTTCTTCACTCATGAATTCTATTGAATACTAAAAAGCATTGCATCACTTAACTTTTCAGCAACCTAAGGGTTCAAATGCTGCCagggtacatgtatatacataggCTCTTTATTAACTTGAAATTCAGTTGGGTTTGAGAAATGGGTCAACAGAGGTGTCCTTGTAAATCAGGTTAAacaggggtttcattatctttcatggTGACTTGTACTTATTTCTAGTTGGTACCTTTCCATTTATTCcatgaaaaaaacaactttcaaaaaAAAGCTTGAGAATGACAAGCttcaataatttcttttttctatctgtattttcttttttaagaaaCGAGTAGCATGATATTGCAGTTAAAGAAAGAATGTAAAGAGTTATATTTTTACAGAAGATAAACACTTTCATCTAAACTTGCTGAAAATAACTGCTTTTATTTCAAATCTCACCGTTATTGTAATTGAAATGATGTATAGCTTTTAATAACAAAGTATTAAATTACACTAATTGCATGTTTTTCAGGATCTCACAAAGAAATCAAGTACACCAAGTAAAGGTGGCAGAAAAAGGAATTTAGAAGAACAAGAATCATTTTTCTGTTGGTTTAGTGATCATGGTGATGCTGGTGCTGATGAGTTAGGGGAAGTTATCAAAGATGATATCTGGCCTAATCCATTACAATACTATTTGGTAAGTACCTTCCCCTCTCCCTTCATGGTGCTGATGAGTAAGGGGAAGTTATCAAAGATGATAGCTGGCCTAATCCATCACAATACTATTTGGTAAGTCCCTTCCCCTCTCCCCTCATGGTGCTGATGAGTAAGGGGAAGTTATCAAAGATGATGTCTGGCCTAATCCATTACAATACTATTTGGTAAGTACTTTCCCCTCTCCCTTCATGGTGCTGAGGAGTTAGGGGAAGTTATCAAAGATGAGATCTGGCCTAATCTATTACAATATTATTTGGTTAGCACTTCCCTTTCATCCTTCAGCTTGCATTTCTGAAACTCCATTTACAGCTAAAACTAAcatttttactatgaagtttaGAAGAAAAAGGCATATTGTAGAAAGAAAAGTTGATATGCTCTTCCCTTCACTGTAGGTCTTCCGATTTCCATGTGTATTTTTACTGGTTGCATTCACATATCTCAATGAAATGAAACAGATCATATCTGAGAGCCAGTAGATATACAAAACACAAATCTCTAAATATTATGTTTTCctaaaaaagatatggtatgtgAAACAGTTCAAAGTCAGTTGTATACACAAAGTGCAACTTCAGTTACATTTTAgattgataagggactttttaTGCTCTTGCCACTTTGTAAAGTGTTACCCAGATTTCCAGACTTTTCTTATATGTATGGATATTAGATGTTTTTTGGTTAACTATTTTTGAAAACCAATTAACATATCATGTTTGCATTTTGTTCTGGTTGACTGAACTTAAGGGAATGCCCTCTACTGTACTAAAGTGACCTACAATTTAAATAACACATAATGTTGCATAAAGATTTGTTTGGTTAGATTATCAGAATATGAAGCTTTTCTTCAATCTTGCATCTCAAACTTCTATGTACCAAAAAAGGAACATTCAAATTCACAGTGGAAATAAaggagaaaaaaatgattgtaaaccaatattattgtatttttcagGCTTCAGAAATAGAGGAGGACGGTGGTGGTAAGTACAGTGTTACATAGGAAATTTGGTTTTATCCTTTTGGTTACTTTTTATCCCAGAGCTACTCTGGTTATAGGGCAAAATAAAGCATTAATACTACAAAAATCACATTGGAAATTTTAAAGGACATTGATTCATAAATTGTGTTTTTATGTGATGAATTAGATGATGTTAATAGCTGATGATTAGGGCATACTTGAAAACAGggtttgttaaaattttcacatttcaaattttgaaatatttttaattctcCAGCTTCTGTCAAAAAAGGAAAGGAAGTTGATTGTGAAACCAAAAAAGCTACAGTTTTATGAATGAAgtttaacaattaaaataaaaaaaatgagagtggaaatggtgaatgtgatAAAGAGACAACCTGACCCAAGAGCAGAAAAAGtttgaaggccaccaatgggtcttcaacacagggaGTAAAATTCTGCATccagaggcgtgcttcagctggtgCATG
It includes:
- the LOC139511231 gene encoding protein SET-like → MRNLLKASKMATPAKVTKPEGKNNHEAADEQADKEQQEAIEQIDEVQNEIDRLNEQASEEILKVEQKYNKLRQPYFQKRSDLIAKIPNFWVTAFVNHPQVSALLNEEDEEALQFLTKVEVQEFEDIKSGYKINFHFDSNQYFENEVISKEFHLNDTGEPSSKSTPIKWKAGKDLTKKSSTPSKGGRKRNLEEQESFFCWFSDHGDAGADELGEVIKDDIWPNPLQYYLASEIEEDGGDDDLDEEGLMDEEEGDEDDFEGEDDDGEDDEGGEDEGEDEG